One window from the genome of Entelurus aequoreus isolate RoL-2023_Sb linkage group LG04, RoL_Eaeq_v1.1, whole genome shotgun sequence encodes:
- the nexmifb gene encoding neurite extension and migration factor isoform X2 → MDVLPDSGLTLIVKTSQTDNAIAVEDPGVCEQSGDLSLHRLVDAALSPSLPQPAAESSQRVCPPHQSNTPASPALCFPLPLGTDPSLSLTAAPCPPSHEVPNVVPLFHDMSSPASLPNPAGSSWGPAGDTQKSIRLPAVTSLSMTMMEPDNVSTLAEECLLQPTRTCLGCFIETRDATSVQNPPHEPSTSPNSENGLSVRIGDVNREDFSDINNISIQCLSHAGEAVSHYGEQLLSDQLLSFPLSKAPDEGKRAEGNKTTNDCDDPEDDATTKNLYEGLLLDKVSGEEVLLANASQDWGYFESFISESKMELLDLCSKNELSVNLFSEEDVDNLFDDEDDDSTLSSDVCSLKIRYESFQDNMREKTNVLQEETQLNFFPSVLANSAKKEEGVGVLRRSVEELQPKIDELILETGQEETPGDCNGESPLDGSQCSPMSPPKINYVIDFNSTEESGEFSDDSSCTGSSSDTVQEGKYKKGHSKRFFSPSNPLNYGLRSKRKVRYSDDYLYDVDSLESEKNAEKKDKTPLGQKEEEDVDWCPKKRRKSCRKDPPVVIKYIIINRFKGERLMSVKLGKLNPADGTVRLNANTISKYETLAPLKDFWQEKQRKRQEQLKLVARERQRSFHLNGRHHRPFHSNHPKRKYKFANRIKVQRIHTVQQTVIVQNSLPADQAHGDVTKDEATPIVEEIIAAPGIPVTLDINSISNMVITKSRSQEREEREGRRLGGNTIVRIRKFKSEARLRSQKMNATQEEEKKSVTNESDTIVVIANTDDPSAGLNDTSMSSTTAKLDLSDNATTIETDKEKQFVSSSDSPDKASSSEEVETGVPVIPGGYLQTLLDATDSSGGTSIPYFSQHSSRQQYPVGLSLEEKQFSSLQLAQSCVLSPPSESELQQSPQNCPSFSQMWHPQLCTNHNQNFGPETPETPILPNNFPTVVPLNENLPVSNYSHVDPEGEQILYEKNYLTEPGLQSGADLQVCQSTCVDGQVQYQRGSLCTDNGRLISYDSVGSLSASSNYSSLSLKSCEREGEEEGRDSFLAHCSPKMVIQQSVDALTPLRESSDLLDISNFTPDKFRHSSLSELSPPETPNLSPQVAGRDMKIPANVGKYQDVNDLTVERNRDVKWNCDIIQQQEHTGNSYTVEDNQFPLHNYNNQDVVCVDTKELGVTDFDEQTAEMAGPKSIKAKRKGNYKQTAAGQSPKKVRAPRTPKSEKVKSPKQNSRSTKKIKAMLEGKAAKNQADGCGIGLPDSTSTGDWSGPGWSESNSLVGDDQREFEEPSNILSNIVSGMAEVQRFMMASIEPLWNPMSEAGMPAEANSLNLKTLKILAGTESDLKKKGAMLTGAGRGRKAGGKGGKNQAKFNPTHPLFPQLALGCDMFDKPNFINPGPAHKKLYRHKTSAKFPRIETLKGKRAERDPNKDIALMTSFEKLR, encoded by the exons ATGGACGTGTTACCAGACAGCGGTCTCACACTCATTGTGAAGACTTCCCAAACAGATAATGCAATCGCAGTGGAGGACCCAG GGGTATGTGAGCAGAGCGGTGATCTGAGTCTACACAGACTTGTTGATGCTGCTCTCTCTCCATCCTTACCTCAGCCTGCTGCCGAGTCATCACAGCGGGTCTGCCCACCGCACCAGAGCAACACACCCGCATCACCAGCTCTCTGCTTCCCCCTCCCACTTGGCACTGATCCCTCTCTCAGTCTCACCGCAGCTCCTTGCCCTCCTTCCCATGAGGTTCCAAACGTAGTCCCCCTTTTTCACGACATGTCCAGTCCCGCATCACTTCCCAACCCAGCTGGAAGCTCCTGGGGCCCAGCGGGAGACACCCAGAAGAGCATTCGGTTGCCTGCTGTCACCTCTCTGTCAATGACAATGATGGAGCCTGACAACGTTTCTACTCTGGCGGAGGAGTGTCTCCTTCAGCCGACACGCACCTGCCTTGGTTGCTTTATTGAGACCCGCGATGCCACTTCAGTACAAAACCCACCGCACGAGCCTAGCACAAGCCCTAATTCAGAAAATGGACTAAGTGTACGGATAGGGGACGTGAACCGAGAGGACTTCTCTGACATCAACAATATCAGCATTCAGTGCCTGAGCCATGCGGGAGAGGCGGTGAGTCACTACGGAGAACAGCTCCTCTCTGACCAGCTACTTAGCTTCCCCCTGTCCAAAGCCCCAGATGAGGGCAAGAGAGCTGAAGGAAACAAAACAACAAATGACTGTGATGACCCCGAGGATGATGCAACAACTAAGAACTTATATGAAGGACTGTTATTGGACAAAGTGAGTGGAGAAGAGGTACTGCTGGCAAATGCCAGCCAGGACTGGGGCTACTTTGAATCCTTCATCAGCGAGAGCAAGATGGAACTGCTGGACCTATGTTCAAAAAATGAGCTGTCAGTCAACCTCTTCTCAGAAGAAGATGTTGATAATTTATTTGATGATGAGGATGACGACTCGACTTTAAGCAGTGATGTTTGTTCGCTAAAGATTCGGTATGAGTCGTTTCAGGATAACATGAGGGAAAAAACAAATGTGCTTCAGGAGGAGACACAATTAAATTTCTTCCCTAGTGTCCTGGCCAACTCTGCCAAGAAAGAAGAAGGAGTAGGAGTCTTGAGGAGAAGTGTTGAAGAGCTTCAGCCCAAAATCGATGAGCTCATCCTCGAAACAGGACAGGAGGAAACGCCAGGGGACTGCAATGGTGAGAGCCCCCTTGACGGTTCCCAATGCTCACCCATGTCACCTCCTAAAATCAACTATGTAATAGATTTTAATTCCACAGAGGAATCAGGGGAATTCAGTGATGACAGCTCCTGTACTGGTTCCTCCTCAGACACTGTGCAAGAGGGAAAATATAAGAAGGGGCACTCCAAAAGATTCTTCAGCCCCTCCAATCCACTTAACTATGGCTTGCGCTCTAAGAGAAAGGTCCGATACAGTGATGATTACTTATATGACGTGGATTCACTTGAAAGTGAGAAGAATGCAGAGAAAAAAGACAAAACCCCATTAGGTCAGAAAGAGGAGGAAGATGTAGACTGGTGCCCCAAAAAAAGGAGGAAATCATGTCGTAAAGACCCACCCGTGGTCATCAAGTACATCATAATCAACAGGTTTAAAGGAGAAAGACTAATGTCAGTGAAACTGGGAAAACTAAACCCTGCGGATGGTACTGTGCGCTTAAATGCCAACACAATAAGCAAATATGAGACACTGGCTCCTCTGAAAGATTTCTGGCAGGAGAAGCAAAGAAAGCGCCAGGAGCAGCTCAAGCTGGTGGCCAGAGAGAGACAACGCAGTTTTCATCTTAACGGACGCCACCATCGTCCTTTTCATTCTAATCATCCTAAAAGGAAATACAAGTTCGCTAACAGAATTAAGGTTCAGAGGATTCACACAGTGCAACAGACAGTCATTGTGCAGAATTCCCTGCCCGCTGATCAGGCCCACGGAGATGTCACTAAAGACGAGGCCACCCCAATCGTGGAGGAGATAATAGCAGCCCCAGGCATCCCGGTCACATTGGACATAAACTCTATCTCAAACATGGTGATAACCAAGAGTCGCTCacaagagagagaggagagagagggaaGGAGATTGGGAGGAAATACAATAGTTAGGATAAGAAAATTCAAAAGTGAAGCCAGGCTGAGAAGCCAGAAAATGAATGCGACCCAAGAGGAAGAGAAGAAGAGCGTGACAAATGAATCGGATACCATTGTCGTTATAGCAAACACTGATGATCCTTCTGCTGGGCTAAACGATACAAGCATGAGCTCCACCACAGCCAAACTAGACTTATCTGATAATGCCACCACAATTGAAACAGACAAAGAGAAGCAATTTGTTTCGTCCTCCGACTCCCCTGACAAAGCATCGTCCTCAGAAGAGGTTGAAACGGGCGTTCCTGTCATCCCGGGGGGCTATCTGCAGACCTTGCTAGATGCTACGGACTCCTCTGGAGGTACATCTATCCCATATTTTTCCCAGCATTCGTCCAGGCAGCAATATCCTGTGGGCCTATCCCTAGAGGAGAAACAGTTTTCTTCTCTTCAACTTGCTCAAAGCTGTGTTCTCTCCCCTCCCTCAGAATCAGAGCTTCAACAGTCTCCCCAGAATTGTCCCAGCTTCTCCCAAATGTGGCATCCACAACTCTGCACCAATCATAACCAGAACTTTGGGCCTGAGACGCCTGAAACCCCAATTTTACCCAACAACTTCCCGACTGTTGTCCCGTTAAACGAAAACCTGCCAGTGTCTAACTACAGCCATGTCGACCCTGAGGGTGAACAGATACTTTATGAGAAGAACTATCTAACTGAGCCTGGGCTACAGTCTGGGGCAGATCTGCAAGTGTGTCAGTCTACCTGTGTGGACGGCCAGGTGCAATACCAGAGAGGGTCTCTATGTACAGACAATGGAAGACTCATCAGCTATGACTCGGTAGGTTCCTTATCAGCCTCAAGCAATTACAGTTCACTAAGCCTCAAATCGTGTGAGCGAGAAGGTGAGGAGGAGGGCAGAGACAGTTTCTTAGCCCACTGCAGTCCTAAAATGGTGATTCAGCAGAGTGTGGATGCCCTCACACCCCTCAGGGAGTCCTCCGACCTGCTGGACATCTCTAACTTTACTCCTGACAAATTTAGACATTCGTCATTGTCGGAGCTTTCACCGCCTGAGACGCCCAACCTCTCCCCTCAGGTCGCGGGGCGTGATATGAAAATACCAGCAAATGTTGGAAAATACCAAGATGTAAACGATTTGACAGTGGAGCGCAATAGGGATGTTAAATGGAACTGTGACATTATACAGCAACAGGAGCACACAGGAAATTCCTACACCGTAGAAGATAATCAGTTTCCACTGCACAATTATAACAACCAGGATGTTGTATGTGTTGATACAAAGGAGCTGGGGGTTACAGACTTTGATGAACAGACTGCTGAAATGGCAGGGCCCAAAAGCATAAAGGCAAAGAGGAAAGGCAATTACAAACAGACAGCTGCAGGACAAAGCCCAAAGAAAGTCCGGGCCCCAAGAACCCCTAAGTCTGAAAAAGTAAAGTCTCCCAAACAGAATTCCCGTTCCACCAAAAAGATCAAAGCCATGTTAGAAGGTAAGGCAGCCAAGAACCAGGCAGACGGGTGTGGTATAGGCTTGCCTGACAGTACCAGCACCGGGGACTGGTCTGGCCCTGGTTGGTCAGAGAGCAACAGTCTCGTCGGAGATGATCAGAGAGAGTTTGAGGAGCCCTCAAATATTCTGTCGAACATTGTCTCTGGCATGGCCGAGGTCCAGAGATTCATGATGGCATCCATTGAGCCGCTGTGGAACCCAATGTCTGAGGCTGGTATGCCCGCTGAGGCCAACAGCCTCAACCTAAAAACCCTGAAAATCTTGGCAGGCACTGAGTCTGATCTGAAGAAAAAGGGTGCCATGCTAACAGGAGCTGGGAGAGGCAGAAAGGCAGGGGGGAAAGGAGGGAAAAACCAGGCCAAATTCAACCCCACTCATCCCTTATTTCCTCAACTTGCTCTGGGCTGTGACATGTTTGACAAACCCAACTTCATTAACCCCGGGCCTGCGCACAAAAAGCTGTACCGTCACAAGACCAGTGCAAAGTTTCCTCGCATTGAAACACTAAAGGGGAAACGAGCTGAGAGAGACCCCAATAAGGACATAGCACTGATGACCTCTTTTGAGAAACTGAGGTAA
- the nexmifb gene encoding neurite extension and migration factor isoform X1: protein MDVLPDSGLTLIVKTSQTDNAIAVEDPGVCEQSGDLSLHRLVDAALSPSLPQPAAESSQRVCPPHQSNTPASPALCFPLPLGTDPSLSLTAAPCPPSHEVPNVVPLFHDMSSPASLPNPAGSSWGPAGDTQKSIRLPAVTSLSMTMMEPDNVSTLAEECLLQPTRTCLGCFIETRDATSVQNPPHEPSTSPNSENGLSVRIGDVNREDFSDINNISIQCLSHAGEAVSHYGEQLLSDQLLSFPLSKAPDEGKRAEGNKTTNDCDDPEDDATTKNLYEGLLLDKVSGEEVLLANASQDWGYFESFISESKMELLDLCSKNELSVNLFSEEDVDNLFDDEDDDSTLSSDVCSLKIRYESFQDNMREKTNVLQEETQLNFFPSVLANSAKKEEGVGVLRRSVEELQPKIDELILETGQEETPGDCNGESPLDGSQCSPMSPPKINYVIDFNSTEESGEFSDDSSCTGSSSDTVQEGKYKKGHSKRFFSPSNPLNYGLRSKRKVRYSDDYLYDVDSLESEKNAEKKDKTPLGQKEEEDVDWCPKKRRKSCRKDPPVVIKYIIINRFKGERLMSVKLGKLNPADGTVRLNANTISKYETLAPLKDFWQEKQRKRQEQLKLVARERQRSFHLNGRHHRPFHSNHPKRKYKFANRIKVQRIHTVQQTVIVQNSLPADQAHGDVTKDEATPIVEEIIAAPGIPVTLDINSISNMVITKSRSQEREEREGRRLGGNTIVRIRKFKSEARLRSQKMNATQEEEKKSVTNESDTIVVIANTDDPSAGLNDTSMSSTTAKLDLSDNATTIETDKEKQFVSSSDSPDKASSSEEVETGVPVIPGGYLQTLLDATDSSGGTSIPYFSQHSSRQQYPVGLSLEEKQFSSLQLAQSCVLSPPSESELQQSPQNCPSFSQMWHPQLCTNHNQNFGPETPETPILPNNFPTVVPLNENLPVSNYSHVDPEGEQILYEKNYLTEPGLQSGADLQVCQSTCVDGQVQYQRGSLCTDNGRLISYDSVGSLSASSNYSSLSLKSCEREGEEEGRDSFLAHCSPKMVIQQSVDALTPLRESSDLLDISNFTPDKFRHSSLSELSPPETPNLSPQVAGRDMKIPANVGKYQDVNDLTVERNRDVKWNCDIIQQQEHTGNSYTVEDNQFPLHNYNNQDVVCVDTKELGVTDFDEQTAEMAGPKSIKAKRKGNYKQTAAGQSPKKVRAPRTPKSEKVKSPKQNSRSTKKIKAMLEGKAAKNQADGCGIGLPDSTSTGDWSGPGWSESNSLVGDDQREFEEPSNILSNIVSGMAEVQRFMMASIEPLWNPMSEAGMPAEANSLNLKTLKILAGTESDLKKKGAMLTGAGRGRKAGGKGGKNQAKFNPTHPLFPQLALGCDMFDKPNFINPGPAHKKLYRHKTSAKFPRIETLKGKRAERDPNKDIALMTSFEKLRMWMSCCCRPSYTAWLISRGKPTVNEPYLIPRHLENTRWDHFVLMTYQMSFPPLEVGMISFIEHFLFFFWSIEELLIYIYIFTPCKVIKAPPSEYFCHCCCTGTCNICKKEIIIP from the exons ATGGACGTGTTACCAGACAGCGGTCTCACACTCATTGTGAAGACTTCCCAAACAGATAATGCAATCGCAGTGGAGGACCCAG GGGTATGTGAGCAGAGCGGTGATCTGAGTCTACACAGACTTGTTGATGCTGCTCTCTCTCCATCCTTACCTCAGCCTGCTGCCGAGTCATCACAGCGGGTCTGCCCACCGCACCAGAGCAACACACCCGCATCACCAGCTCTCTGCTTCCCCCTCCCACTTGGCACTGATCCCTCTCTCAGTCTCACCGCAGCTCCTTGCCCTCCTTCCCATGAGGTTCCAAACGTAGTCCCCCTTTTTCACGACATGTCCAGTCCCGCATCACTTCCCAACCCAGCTGGAAGCTCCTGGGGCCCAGCGGGAGACACCCAGAAGAGCATTCGGTTGCCTGCTGTCACCTCTCTGTCAATGACAATGATGGAGCCTGACAACGTTTCTACTCTGGCGGAGGAGTGTCTCCTTCAGCCGACACGCACCTGCCTTGGTTGCTTTATTGAGACCCGCGATGCCACTTCAGTACAAAACCCACCGCACGAGCCTAGCACAAGCCCTAATTCAGAAAATGGACTAAGTGTACGGATAGGGGACGTGAACCGAGAGGACTTCTCTGACATCAACAATATCAGCATTCAGTGCCTGAGCCATGCGGGAGAGGCGGTGAGTCACTACGGAGAACAGCTCCTCTCTGACCAGCTACTTAGCTTCCCCCTGTCCAAAGCCCCAGATGAGGGCAAGAGAGCTGAAGGAAACAAAACAACAAATGACTGTGATGACCCCGAGGATGATGCAACAACTAAGAACTTATATGAAGGACTGTTATTGGACAAAGTGAGTGGAGAAGAGGTACTGCTGGCAAATGCCAGCCAGGACTGGGGCTACTTTGAATCCTTCATCAGCGAGAGCAAGATGGAACTGCTGGACCTATGTTCAAAAAATGAGCTGTCAGTCAACCTCTTCTCAGAAGAAGATGTTGATAATTTATTTGATGATGAGGATGACGACTCGACTTTAAGCAGTGATGTTTGTTCGCTAAAGATTCGGTATGAGTCGTTTCAGGATAACATGAGGGAAAAAACAAATGTGCTTCAGGAGGAGACACAATTAAATTTCTTCCCTAGTGTCCTGGCCAACTCTGCCAAGAAAGAAGAAGGAGTAGGAGTCTTGAGGAGAAGTGTTGAAGAGCTTCAGCCCAAAATCGATGAGCTCATCCTCGAAACAGGACAGGAGGAAACGCCAGGGGACTGCAATGGTGAGAGCCCCCTTGACGGTTCCCAATGCTCACCCATGTCACCTCCTAAAATCAACTATGTAATAGATTTTAATTCCACAGAGGAATCAGGGGAATTCAGTGATGACAGCTCCTGTACTGGTTCCTCCTCAGACACTGTGCAAGAGGGAAAATATAAGAAGGGGCACTCCAAAAGATTCTTCAGCCCCTCCAATCCACTTAACTATGGCTTGCGCTCTAAGAGAAAGGTCCGATACAGTGATGATTACTTATATGACGTGGATTCACTTGAAAGTGAGAAGAATGCAGAGAAAAAAGACAAAACCCCATTAGGTCAGAAAGAGGAGGAAGATGTAGACTGGTGCCCCAAAAAAAGGAGGAAATCATGTCGTAAAGACCCACCCGTGGTCATCAAGTACATCATAATCAACAGGTTTAAAGGAGAAAGACTAATGTCAGTGAAACTGGGAAAACTAAACCCTGCGGATGGTACTGTGCGCTTAAATGCCAACACAATAAGCAAATATGAGACACTGGCTCCTCTGAAAGATTTCTGGCAGGAGAAGCAAAGAAAGCGCCAGGAGCAGCTCAAGCTGGTGGCCAGAGAGAGACAACGCAGTTTTCATCTTAACGGACGCCACCATCGTCCTTTTCATTCTAATCATCCTAAAAGGAAATACAAGTTCGCTAACAGAATTAAGGTTCAGAGGATTCACACAGTGCAACAGACAGTCATTGTGCAGAATTCCCTGCCCGCTGATCAGGCCCACGGAGATGTCACTAAAGACGAGGCCACCCCAATCGTGGAGGAGATAATAGCAGCCCCAGGCATCCCGGTCACATTGGACATAAACTCTATCTCAAACATGGTGATAACCAAGAGTCGCTCacaagagagagaggagagagagggaaGGAGATTGGGAGGAAATACAATAGTTAGGATAAGAAAATTCAAAAGTGAAGCCAGGCTGAGAAGCCAGAAAATGAATGCGACCCAAGAGGAAGAGAAGAAGAGCGTGACAAATGAATCGGATACCATTGTCGTTATAGCAAACACTGATGATCCTTCTGCTGGGCTAAACGATACAAGCATGAGCTCCACCACAGCCAAACTAGACTTATCTGATAATGCCACCACAATTGAAACAGACAAAGAGAAGCAATTTGTTTCGTCCTCCGACTCCCCTGACAAAGCATCGTCCTCAGAAGAGGTTGAAACGGGCGTTCCTGTCATCCCGGGGGGCTATCTGCAGACCTTGCTAGATGCTACGGACTCCTCTGGAGGTACATCTATCCCATATTTTTCCCAGCATTCGTCCAGGCAGCAATATCCTGTGGGCCTATCCCTAGAGGAGAAACAGTTTTCTTCTCTTCAACTTGCTCAAAGCTGTGTTCTCTCCCCTCCCTCAGAATCAGAGCTTCAACAGTCTCCCCAGAATTGTCCCAGCTTCTCCCAAATGTGGCATCCACAACTCTGCACCAATCATAACCAGAACTTTGGGCCTGAGACGCCTGAAACCCCAATTTTACCCAACAACTTCCCGACTGTTGTCCCGTTAAACGAAAACCTGCCAGTGTCTAACTACAGCCATGTCGACCCTGAGGGTGAACAGATACTTTATGAGAAGAACTATCTAACTGAGCCTGGGCTACAGTCTGGGGCAGATCTGCAAGTGTGTCAGTCTACCTGTGTGGACGGCCAGGTGCAATACCAGAGAGGGTCTCTATGTACAGACAATGGAAGACTCATCAGCTATGACTCGGTAGGTTCCTTATCAGCCTCAAGCAATTACAGTTCACTAAGCCTCAAATCGTGTGAGCGAGAAGGTGAGGAGGAGGGCAGAGACAGTTTCTTAGCCCACTGCAGTCCTAAAATGGTGATTCAGCAGAGTGTGGATGCCCTCACACCCCTCAGGGAGTCCTCCGACCTGCTGGACATCTCTAACTTTACTCCTGACAAATTTAGACATTCGTCATTGTCGGAGCTTTCACCGCCTGAGACGCCCAACCTCTCCCCTCAGGTCGCGGGGCGTGATATGAAAATACCAGCAAATGTTGGAAAATACCAAGATGTAAACGATTTGACAGTGGAGCGCAATAGGGATGTTAAATGGAACTGTGACATTATACAGCAACAGGAGCACACAGGAAATTCCTACACCGTAGAAGATAATCAGTTTCCACTGCACAATTATAACAACCAGGATGTTGTATGTGTTGATACAAAGGAGCTGGGGGTTACAGACTTTGATGAACAGACTGCTGAAATGGCAGGGCCCAAAAGCATAAAGGCAAAGAGGAAAGGCAATTACAAACAGACAGCTGCAGGACAAAGCCCAAAGAAAGTCCGGGCCCCAAGAACCCCTAAGTCTGAAAAAGTAAAGTCTCCCAAACAGAATTCCCGTTCCACCAAAAAGATCAAAGCCATGTTAGAAGGTAAGGCAGCCAAGAACCAGGCAGACGGGTGTGGTATAGGCTTGCCTGACAGTACCAGCACCGGGGACTGGTCTGGCCCTGGTTGGTCAGAGAGCAACAGTCTCGTCGGAGATGATCAGAGAGAGTTTGAGGAGCCCTCAAATATTCTGTCGAACATTGTCTCTGGCATGGCCGAGGTCCAGAGATTCATGATGGCATCCATTGAGCCGCTGTGGAACCCAATGTCTGAGGCTGGTATGCCCGCTGAGGCCAACAGCCTCAACCTAAAAACCCTGAAAATCTTGGCAGGCACTGAGTCTGATCTGAAGAAAAAGGGTGCCATGCTAACAGGAGCTGGGAGAGGCAGAAAGGCAGGGGGGAAAGGAGGGAAAAACCAGGCCAAATTCAACCCCACTCATCCCTTATTTCCTCAACTTGCTCTGGGCTGTGACATGTTTGACAAACCCAACTTCATTAACCCCGGGCCTGCGCACAAAAAGCTGTACCGTCACAAGACCAGTGCAAAGTTTCCTCGCATTGAAACACTAAAGGGGAAACGAGCTGAGAGAGACCCCAATAAGGACATAGCACTGATGACCTCTTTTGAGAAACTGAG AATGTGGATGTCCTGTTGTTGCCGTCCTTCATACACTGCCTGGCTCATTTCAAGAGGAAAACCTACAGTTAATGAGCCCTATTTAATCCCAAGGCATCTTGAAAACACAAGATGGGACCATTTTGTATTGATGACATATCAGATGTCTTTTCCTCCCCTCGAGGTCGGAATGATTTCCTTTATTGagcattttttgtttttcttctggAGCATCGAGGAACTGCTTATCTACATTTACATTTTTACGCCTTGCAAAGTCATTAAAGCTCCACCCTCAGAGTatttttgtcattgttgttgtacAGGGACatgcaatatttgcaaaaaagagaTAATTATACCTTAA